The Nostoc sp. 'Lobaria pulmonaria (5183) cyanobiont' genome window below encodes:
- a CDS encoding glycosyltransferase family A protein, with protein sequence MIPLKSAKVSNSWERVTQLFERCIKSVCNQTSPNFHVIVVCHEKPKIEFTHPQITYITVDFSHPNEPTPEAKGDTDKGRKILKGLVYARQFSPTHTMTVDADDCVSEKLAKFIQQHPDSNGWFINKGYKYQEDSNYIYIKRSNFYKMCGTCNILRYDLNYLPETAEYNRGYGYYKYYIDHAKVRDILKSKGKSIKSLPFPGAVYILATGENLFKNSTRLRFSIFNRKLLNESFRDEFGLYKLQQSKEIYQLSEL encoded by the coding sequence GTGATCCCACTCAAAAGTGCAAAAGTTTCCAATTCCTGGGAACGTGTTACACAATTATTTGAAAGATGCATTAAATCAGTTTGCAATCAAACCTCACCTAACTTTCACGTTATTGTTGTTTGTCACGAAAAGCCCAAAATAGAATTCACTCATCCTCAAATCACATACATTACAGTTGATTTTTCCCATCCAAACGAGCCTACCCCTGAAGCCAAAGGAGACACAGATAAAGGGCGTAAAATCTTAAAAGGATTGGTTTATGCTCGTCAATTTTCTCCCACTCACACCATGACAGTTGATGCTGACGATTGTGTTAGTGAAAAGTTGGCTAAATTTATTCAACAACATCCTGATTCTAATGGATGGTTTATAAATAAAGGTTATAAATATCAAGAAGACAGTAATTACATATATATCAAGAGAAGCAATTTTTATAAAATGTGCGGTACTTGTAATATTCTTCGATATGATTTGAATTATTTGCCAGAAACCGCAGAATATAATCGTGGCTACGGATACTATAAATATTATATAGACCACGCTAAAGTTAGAGACATTTTAAAGAGCAAAGGAAAATCAATTAAATCGTTACCATTTCCAGGTGCGGTTTATATTTTAGCAACAGGAGAAAATCTTTTTAAAAATTCAACAAGATTAAGATTTAGCATTTTTAATCGCAAATTATTAAATGAATCATTTCGAGACGAATTCGGATTATATAAGCTACAGCAATCCAAAGAGATTTATCAACTATCAGAATTGTAA
- the hpsL gene encoding hormogonium polysaccharide biosynthesis protein HpsL: MPKFKSKSQQSKKSKKQAKKETSTLSLKEQLAQKRKSAQVRKELTSLLITATFAGIFVGILLFFVAGIKAAVPGVLGIIVMSLSYKYPRQALYAFIIYIPVGGTVTYYLGNSPILQLAKDAFYVPALIGLWQTCRRQGLPLIIPKGIKIPLYIVLGCSLLTLLFVNGGQQFNPPSAGLLEKARQEIPLGMGILGLKVFLGYVPLIGCAYYLIRDKRDFLFLLRLQIVLTLICCALGFIQYFLLLTGVCQGTRGLEGDALFRATLEARCYFGGALVYSPEEGIIRLPGTFVAPWQWAWFLISSTFFTFATGFNDPSPIWRIIGLASLVGVFIDAVISGQRIALALVPICFGILLLLTGQLGNLKRFIPIGVGLAFILGIAMVTNPAVVQERTDSFASRWNASPPQDFIIQQFEENWKNVDGPLGSGLGRATNSARVMGETKLVETYYPKVLYEVGIFGLLAFLGLVTSLTILGFKTYRSIKNRNFRSSGAALWVFILFISYNTYYYPLDVDPVAAYYWFFAGVLFKLPELEKQDKEDANPQQKNKKKRLKTI; the protein is encoded by the coding sequence ATGCCAAAATTCAAATCAAAATCTCAGCAATCTAAAAAATCGAAAAAGCAGGCTAAAAAGGAAACTTCTACCCTTAGCCTCAAAGAACAGTTAGCCCAAAAGCGCAAATCTGCTCAAGTACGTAAAGAACTCACTAGCTTACTCATCACCGCCACTTTTGCTGGTATCTTCGTTGGCATTCTACTTTTTTTCGTAGCTGGAATTAAAGCAGCAGTCCCTGGTGTGTTAGGGATAATAGTCATGTCCCTTTCCTACAAATATCCGCGCCAAGCCCTATATGCCTTCATCATTTACATACCTGTGGGAGGTACTGTCACCTACTACTTGGGCAATAGTCCCATACTCCAATTAGCTAAAGATGCCTTTTACGTTCCAGCACTAATTGGACTTTGGCAGACTTGCCGTAGACAGGGGCTACCCTTAATTATTCCCAAAGGCATTAAAATCCCACTTTATATTGTTTTGGGTTGCAGTCTGCTAACACTGTTGTTTGTCAATGGTGGACAGCAATTTAACCCGCCTAGCGCAGGACTATTAGAAAAAGCACGCCAAGAAATACCATTAGGTATGGGAATTCTGGGACTAAAAGTATTTTTAGGCTATGTCCCCCTGATTGGTTGTGCCTACTATCTAATTCGCGATAAGCGGGATTTTCTATTTTTATTGCGCCTCCAGATTGTCCTCACACTGATTTGCTGCGCGCTGGGATTTATTCAATATTTTTTACTATTAACTGGTGTATGTCAAGGCACTAGAGGTCTTGAAGGAGATGCCTTATTTAGAGCAACACTCGAAGCTCGGTGTTATTTTGGTGGAGCGCTAGTATATAGTCCCGAAGAAGGGATTATTCGCCTGCCAGGGACATTTGTAGCTCCTTGGCAGTGGGCATGGTTCTTAATTTCTAGCACCTTTTTTACTTTTGCCACCGGCTTCAACGATCCCTCCCCAATATGGCGGATAATCGGTTTAGCTTCTTTAGTGGGAGTCTTTATCGATGCTGTAATCTCTGGACAGAGAATCGCCTTAGCTTTAGTACCAATCTGCTTCGGGATTTTGCTATTGCTCACCGGACAACTTGGCAACCTGAAACGATTTATCCCCATAGGCGTGGGACTTGCCTTCATTCTGGGAATTGCGATGGTGACTAACCCTGCTGTCGTACAAGAGAGAACCGATAGTTTTGCCAGTCGTTGGAACGCCTCACCACCTCAAGATTTTATCATCCAGCAATTTGAAGAAAATTGGAAAAATGTAGACGGGCCATTGGGAAGTGGCTTAGGACGAGCAACAAACTCTGCCCGTGTGATGGGTGAAACTAAGCTTGTAGAAACCTATTACCCGAAAGTGCTTTATGAAGTGGGAATTTTTGGATTATTAGCGTTTCTGGGTTTGGTAACAAGTTTAACAATTCTTGGCTTTAAAACCTATCGCTCCATAAAGAACCGTAATTTCCGCAGTTCCGGAGCAGCTTTGTGGGTGTTTATATTGTTTATTAGTTACAACACTTACTATTATCCTCTGGATGTCGATCCTGTTGCTGCCTATTATTGGTTTTTTGCGGGAGTTCTTTTTAAATTGCCAGAATTGGAGAAACAAGATAAAGAAGATGCCAACCCTCAACAAAAAAACAAGAAAAAACGTCTAAAAACAATTTAA
- the hpsN gene encoding hormogonium polysaccharide biosynthesis glycosyltransferase HpsN, translated as MNNWPLVSVVIATYGREEALRDSIVDVLKQDYPNFEVLIVDQTPKHQPEIQAYLEEMLEAGKIKWLRLDWASLPGARNYAVRRSSGEIILFIDDDVQLTPGLLAAHAKNYVQNPEVGAVAGRVFDRMKLGDSRGDLEIEYLPPEAMDPGIAWYHIDLVHTIKPQQVLTARGCNMSFRREIFTKYGLRFDERFGGSAVREESDFCLRLRQTGYKIWYDPEAHLVHLGEETGGCHDISMRSLKYQLTFYHNHFLLGLKNLTVTQALRLYGRLFDCHVLGRPPCHKSGSPIKIATRAIFYTLGFFKALGTMIQSLWNDGQIYSRLDEQV; from the coding sequence ATGAATAATTGGCCATTAGTTAGTGTAGTTATCGCAACCTACGGACGAGAAGAAGCGCTACGCGATAGCATTGTGGATGTCTTAAAACAGGACTATCCAAATTTTGAAGTTTTAATTGTAGACCAAACTCCAAAACACCAACCAGAAATTCAAGCCTACCTAGAAGAGATGCTGGAGGCAGGTAAAATTAAATGGTTGCGCTTAGATTGGGCAAGTTTGCCAGGGGCGCGGAATTATGCTGTCCGGCGGTCATCTGGTGAAATAATATTGTTTATTGATGATGATGTTCAGTTAACCCCTGGATTGTTAGCAGCCCATGCGAAAAATTATGTGCAAAACCCAGAGGTGGGGGCTGTCGCTGGTCGGGTATTTGACAGAATGAAATTAGGTGATTCTAGAGGAGATTTAGAGATTGAATATTTGCCTCCCGAAGCTATGGACCCAGGAATTGCTTGGTATCATATTGATCTAGTACATACCATTAAACCCCAACAAGTACTGACAGCGAGGGGTTGCAATATGTCATTTCGCCGCGAAATTTTTACTAAGTATGGATTGAGGTTTGATGAGAGATTTGGTGGGAGTGCAGTACGCGAAGAGTCAGATTTTTGTTTGCGGTTGCGACAAACGGGGTATAAGATTTGGTACGACCCAGAGGCCCATTTGGTACATTTAGGCGAAGAAACAGGAGGTTGTCATGATATTAGTATGCGATCGCTAAAATATCAACTCACCTTCTACCACAACCATTTTTTACTGGGGCTGAAAAACCTGACTGTGACTCAAGCTTTACGCTTATATGGTCGTTTATTTGACTGTCACGTTCTCGGACGCCCACCTTGTCACAAAAGCGGTTCCCCCATCAAAATTGCCACTCGCGCTATTTTCTACACTTTGGGTTTTTTCAAAGCCTTGGGTACTATGATCCAATCACTATGGAACGATGGTCAAATTTACAGTCGATTGGATGAACAAGTTTAG
- the hpsO gene encoding hormogonium polysaccharide biosynthesis glycosyltransferase HpsO, with protein sequence MKILVASHTYIVDLNCEKLRALSQLEPDIEVTVVVPKRWKPGGVQNRIIETEYRDEGTFRIVPVSNFSQNHQGLLTFGADLISLLKQFRPQIIQVEQGSRALAYTQMIALNQLLGLKAKNVFFTWWNLPYELKLPISLLEKYNLNHSQGIISGNQDGAEVLRQRGYKGTIKVMPQLGVDESLFTPKNQPELAAKLGIEKKDFVVGFVGRFVQEKGLLTLLQALTILKHKPWKLLLLGRGELQSELIKIAAENNIKERLILIESVPHDQVTSYINLMSTLVLPSETTYKFKTLTSVGWKEQFGHVLIEAMACQVPVIGSDSGEIPYVIGDAGLVFAEGDVQALANCLVQLMDKPDFAHTLGEMGYQKAMIQYTNKALAKQQLEFYQELVISH encoded by the coding sequence ATGAAAATCTTAGTTGCTAGCCACACTTATATCGTAGACCTCAACTGTGAAAAATTACGCGCTTTATCTCAACTAGAACCTGACATTGAAGTTACAGTTGTAGTCCCAAAGCGCTGGAAACCAGGCGGCGTGCAAAACAGAATTATTGAAACTGAATACCGTGATGAAGGCACATTTAGAATAGTTCCAGTTTCTAATTTTAGTCAAAATCATCAGGGACTCCTTACCTTTGGCGCTGATTTGATATCTTTATTAAAACAATTTCGCCCGCAAATCATCCAAGTAGAACAAGGGTCTAGAGCCTTGGCTTATACTCAAATGATTGCCTTAAATCAGCTATTAGGACTCAAGGCAAAAAATGTATTTTTTACCTGGTGGAATCTTCCTTATGAACTGAAACTACCAATTTCTTTATTAGAAAAATATAACCTCAACCATAGCCAGGGCATTATTTCTGGCAATCAAGATGGAGCAGAAGTTTTGCGACAACGAGGATATAAAGGGACAATTAAAGTCATGCCACAACTGGGTGTAGATGAAAGTTTATTTACTCCCAAAAACCAGCCAGAGTTAGCAGCTAAGTTGGGCATTGAAAAAAAGGATTTTGTAGTAGGTTTTGTTGGGCGATTTGTGCAAGAGAAGGGTTTATTAACGCTTTTGCAAGCCTTAACTATTTTGAAACATAAACCTTGGAAACTACTGTTATTGGGACGGGGAGAGTTGCAAAGTGAATTAATTAAAATTGCGGCAGAAAACAATATTAAAGAACGATTAATTTTGATAGAAAGTGTTCCCCATGATCAGGTTACAAGTTATATCAATTTAATGAGTACTTTAGTACTGCCTTCAGAAACAACTTACAAGTTTAAAACCTTAACTTCTGTTGGCTGGAAAGAGCAATTTGGTCATGTGCTAATTGAAGCGATGGCTTGCCAAGTTCCTGTGATTGGTTCTGATTCCGGTGAAATTCCCTATGTAATTGGTGATGCTGGCTTAGTATTTGCTGAAGGTGATGTTCAAGCTCTTGCTAATTGCTTAGTACAATTAATGGATAAACCAGATTTTGCTCATACTCTTGGTGAAATGGGTTATCAAAAAGCAATGATTCAATATACAAATAAAGCTTTGGCTAAACAGCAATTAGAGTTTTATCAAGAGTTAGTCATTAGTCATTAG
- the hpsP gene encoding hormogonium polysaccharide biosynthesis glycosyltransferase HpsP: MKILQIVPSISLIYGGPSQMVLGLAPALVKEGVEVTILTTDSNGDNGQTPLDVPLNRPIKQDGYEIIYFRCAPFRRYKFSLDLLNWLKRHAHEFDIAHIHALFSPIISAAALVCRQQKLPYIFRPLGTLDPADLQKKKQLKQLYVAIIERQNLASAAAIHFTSDQEAKISERFGVSTPDMVIPLGVIPPESSFKNVCSQLELPKNVPLVLFMSRIDPKKGLNLLIPALEKLLALGYKFHFVLAGTNPQEPDYEQKIISQIQNSPLRSHTTITGFVTGELKVSLLQAADLFVLPSYYENFGIAVAEAMVAGVPVVISDQVHICQQIRDSESGWVGATDVQALVKLLQEALENPAERQRRGLNAQKYALENFSWDAIAKQTIQAYQKILANK; the protein is encoded by the coding sequence ATGAAAATATTACAAATTGTTCCCTCAATTTCTCTAATTTACGGTGGGCCTAGTCAAATGGTACTAGGATTAGCTCCAGCGTTAGTAAAAGAGGGAGTAGAAGTTACAATTCTCACAACTGATAGTAATGGTGATAATGGTCAAACACCTCTGGATGTCCCTTTAAATCGCCCAATTAAACAAGATGGCTATGAAATAATTTACTTTCGTTGCGCGCCGTTTCGTCGCTACAAATTTTCCCTAGATTTATTAAACTGGCTAAAACGTCACGCTCACGAGTTTGACATAGCACATATTCATGCTCTATTTTCGCCAATAATTAGTGCTGCTGCTCTTGTCTGTCGTCAGCAAAAGCTACCTTATATTTTCCGTCCTTTGGGTACTCTCGATCCGGCTGATTTACAGAAGAAAAAGCAATTAAAACAGCTTTATGTTGCAATTATAGAACGTCAAAATTTAGCTAGTGCAGCAGCAATTCATTTTACCAGCGACCAAGAAGCTAAAATATCAGAACGTTTTGGAGTATCTACACCAGATATGGTGATTCCATTGGGTGTGATTCCCCCTGAATCTTCTTTTAAAAATGTATGTAGTCAGTTAGAACTACCAAAAAATGTACCTTTGGTGCTATTTATGTCACGAATTGACCCGAAAAAGGGGTTGAATTTATTGATTCCAGCGCTAGAGAAGCTGTTAGCGCTTGGTTATAAGTTTCATTTTGTCTTAGCTGGTACTAATCCCCAAGAACCAGATTATGAACAAAAGATAATATCCCAAATTCAAAATTCACCATTGCGATCGCACACTACAATTACAGGCTTTGTCACTGGTGAACTCAAAGTTAGTTTACTACAAGCTGCTGATTTATTTGTCTTGCCTTCCTACTACGAAAACTTTGGGATTGCTGTAGCTGAAGCGATGGTAGCAGGTGTACCCGTAGTCATTTCTGACCAAGTGCATATTTGTCAACAGATACGTGATAGTGAGTCGGGTTGGGTAGGCGCAACAGATGTGCAAGCACTAGTAAAGTTACTGCAAGAAGCTTTGGAAAATCCCGCAGAACGCCAACGACGGGGATTAAATGCCCAAAAGTATGCATTAGAAAATTTTAGCTGGGATGCGATCGCCAAGCAAACAATCCAAGCGTACCAAAAAATTCTGGCAAACAAATGA
- a CDS encoding peroxiredoxin: protein MALRLGDTVPNFTQASTHGDIDFYQWAGDSWVVLFSHPADFTPVCTTELGTVAKLKPEFDKRNVKAIALSVDDVESHKGWVGDIEETQSTTLNYPILADADRKVADLYDMIHPNANAAVTVRSVFVIDPNKKLRLSFTYPPSTGRNFDELLRVIDSLQLTDNYSVATPADWKDGEDVVIVPSLKDPEVLKEKFPKGYEEVKPYLRLTPQPNK from the coding sequence ATGGCTCTCCGTCTAGGTGACACAGTACCCAACTTTACGCAAGCCTCAACACACGGCGACATCGATTTTTACCAATGGGCAGGTGACAGCTGGGTTGTGCTGTTCTCTCACCCTGCTGATTTTACACCTGTTTGTACAACAGAACTCGGCACAGTTGCCAAGCTCAAACCAGAATTTGACAAGCGCAATGTCAAAGCGATCGCACTCAGCGTTGATGACGTAGAATCTCACAAAGGCTGGGTGGGAGACATTGAAGAAACTCAAAGCACCACCCTTAACTACCCAATTTTGGCGGATGCAGATCGCAAGGTTGCTGACCTTTACGACATGATCCACCCCAATGCTAATGCGGCTGTGACAGTGCGATCGGTCTTCGTGATTGACCCCAATAAAAAACTCCGTCTCTCTTTCACCTATCCTCCCAGCACCGGACGCAACTTTGATGAACTTTTGCGGGTGATTGATTCTCTGCAATTGACTGATAACTACAGCGTGGCGACACCAGCTGACTGGAAAGATGGAGAGGATGTTGTAATTGTCCCCTCACTGAAAGATCCAGAAGTACTCAAAGAGAAATTCCCCAAAGGTTATGAGGAAGTTAAACCTTATCTGCGGCTAACTCCTCAGCCTAATAAGTAA
- a CDS encoding DUF3131 domain-containing protein, whose amino-acid sequence MSSDFQPPPKSLSILASVGGVLTAAIAIVVLNGWSKQLSQTSIKKPEISSTSPTASQPQKTQPPVSGAKEAEIVASLDAKSVVLPGQPIPKNQLTVAIIPYTAPGVGKLTPEEMTTARQAWSYFQRNWNDETGLINSVDGFASISMWDQTAAIAALVSARELNIVPAAEFEAKMSKMLKTLASMPLYKGELPNKVYNAKTLVPVNYGQLEKREEIGWSAIDLGRMAIWLKIVEAKYPEMRSQTAAVWKHWQVKRLTTNGQMYGTAVIKGKEQYNQEGRLGYENYAAYGLKLWGLNVNKALDYQSYTAFVDLYGQGIPYDKRDYKNSGANNYVLSEPYILDGIETGFQALPKAYADRILAAQAARYEATKQLTAVTEDNLDRPPYFVYSSLFVNGEPWATIADTREQHNDLRFLSAKAAIGWHVLYNTAYTRQLFDFVQANLKSNEGWYNGFYESLHQPNKTLTANNNGVILESLLYKQVGQPLTVWAGVRSQKSTERTIKTP is encoded by the coding sequence ATGAGTTCTGATTTTCAACCACCACCTAAGAGCTTGTCCATACTAGCTTCTGTAGGAGGAGTCCTTACCGCTGCGATCGCGATCGTAGTTTTAAATGGTTGGTCTAAGCAACTTTCCCAGACTTCTATAAAAAAACCTGAAATATCATCAACATCCCCAACTGCTTCCCAACCACAAAAAACCCAACCTCCTGTCTCTGGTGCGAAAGAAGCTGAAATAGTTGCCAGTCTTGATGCTAAATCCGTAGTTTTGCCAGGTCAACCCATTCCTAAGAACCAATTAACAGTAGCCATAATTCCCTATACTGCTCCTGGAGTTGGAAAACTGACCCCAGAAGAAATGACAACGGCCCGTCAGGCTTGGTCATACTTCCAGCGCAACTGGAACGATGAAACTGGCTTGATTAATTCCGTTGATGGCTTTGCCTCTATAAGTATGTGGGATCAGACAGCAGCGATCGCAGCCTTAGTCAGTGCTAGAGAACTCAATATTGTGCCTGCGGCTGAATTTGAAGCCAAAATGAGCAAAATGTTGAAGACATTAGCATCAATGCCTTTGTACAAAGGAGAACTACCCAACAAGGTTTACAATGCGAAAACTCTCGTACCCGTTAATTATGGTCAACTAGAAAAACGGGAAGAAATTGGTTGGTCAGCCATTGATTTGGGAAGAATGGCAATCTGGTTGAAGATTGTCGAGGCAAAGTATCCAGAGATGCGATCGCAAACAGCAGCAGTTTGGAAACATTGGCAAGTTAAGCGTCTGACCACAAATGGCCAAATGTACGGTACTGCTGTCATCAAAGGCAAAGAACAATACAATCAAGAAGGTCGCTTGGGCTATGAGAATTATGCTGCTTATGGTCTGAAGCTTTGGGGCTTAAATGTTAATAAAGCCTTAGATTATCAGTCTTATACTGCCTTTGTCGATCTTTATGGACAGGGAATTCCTTACGACAAACGTGACTATAAAAACTCTGGAGCGAATAACTACGTTCTTAGCGAACCCTATATCTTAGATGGCATCGAAACAGGGTTTCAAGCTTTGCCTAAAGCTTATGCCGATCGGATTTTAGCTGCTCAAGCAGCACGTTATGAAGCGACAAAACAATTAACTGCCGTCACAGAAGACAACTTAGATCGCCCGCCATACTTTGTTTACAGCAGCCTATTTGTCAACGGAGAACCTTGGGCAACCATTGCAGATACCAGAGAACAGCACAACGATTTGCGATTTCTCAGTGCCAAAGCTGCGATCGGCTGGCATGTACTTTATAATACTGCTTATACCCGCCAGTTATTTGATTTCGTTCAAGCCAACCTTAAGTCTAACGAAGGCTGGTACAACGGCTTTTATGAGTCTCTGCATCAACCAAATAAAACTCTCACCGCTAACAATAATGGTGTAATTCTGGAGAGTTTACTGTACAAGCAAGTTGGGCAGCCACTTACTGTTTGGGCAGGAGTCAGGAGTCAGAAGTCAACTGAGAGGACTATAAAAACACCGTAA
- a CDS encoding TIGR04376 family protein yields the protein MGLFDDFSRFLENRLEEFLRNNPHLELEALLEQLREQEEDTLKLIADLKLQEKRSQEEILSTAQEIQRWHIRIQKAKNANREDLASAAGEREAALLREGNQRWGHMQGLKERINQSQELLQKIQQRRQEVQAKAAVAQTVRAKAQTQQRFETSGWSNQTSSYSGGFDDLEEKFRSWETQDELEQMKRNMQK from the coding sequence GTGGGCTTATTTGATGATTTCAGTCGGTTTTTAGAAAACCGTTTAGAAGAATTCTTGCGTAACAATCCACATTTGGAGTTAGAGGCGCTGCTAGAACAGCTGCGTGAGCAAGAAGAAGACACGTTAAAGCTGATCGCAGATTTAAAATTACAAGAAAAGCGATCGCAAGAAGAAATTCTCTCCACCGCGCAAGAAATTCAGCGTTGGCATATCCGCATTCAAAAAGCCAAAAACGCCAATAGAGAGGATTTGGCGAGTGCGGCGGGTGAGCGAGAAGCAGCCCTGTTGCGCGAAGGAAATCAGCGCTGGGGACACATGCAAGGGCTAAAAGAACGCATTAACCAATCTCAGGAACTACTGCAAAAAATTCAGCAACGGCGACAGGAGGTGCAAGCTAAAGCAGCCGTTGCACAGACAGTCCGTGCTAAAGCCCAAACCCAGCAGCGTTTTGAAACCAGTGGCTGGTCGAATCAAACTAGCAGTTATTCTGGTGGGTTTGATGACTTAGAAGAGAAGTTCCGTAGCTGGGAAACTCAGGATGAATTAGAACAAATGAAGCGGAATATGCAGAAGTAG
- a CDS encoding SDR family NAD(P)-dependent oxidoreductase — protein sequence MDVATITKGMVMGKLDGKVAVITGGTSGMALATAKLFVEEGAYVFITGRRQEKVDEAVDLIGRNVIGVQGDAANLDDLDRLFDQVKREKGRIDVLFASAGSGESAKLGDITEEHFDAVFGLNTRGTLFAVQKALPLFNDGGSILMTGSIASVKGFPTFGVYSASKAALRSFARTWLNELKDRRIRVNVLSPGQIQTPIQEQLFDAETIRQFESLIPRGKMGRPEEIATVALFLASDDSSFVNGVELSVDGGTSAI from the coding sequence ATGGATGTTGCCACGATTACGAAAGGGATGGTTATGGGAAAGCTTGATGGCAAGGTTGCGGTGATTACGGGTGGAACAAGCGGAATGGCGCTGGCCACTGCCAAGTTGTTTGTTGAAGAAGGTGCCTATGTGTTCATCACGGGAAGGCGCCAAGAAAAGGTCGATGAAGCTGTCGACCTAATCGGACGGAACGTAATCGGCGTGCAGGGAGATGCGGCCAACCTGGACGACTTGGATCGCTTGTTCGATCAGGTCAAGCGGGAGAAGGGAAGGATCGACGTGCTGTTCGCGAGCGCCGGTTCGGGGGAGTCCGCCAAGCTCGGCGACATTACGGAAGAGCACTTCGATGCAGTCTTCGGTTTGAACACGCGTGGCACGCTTTTTGCTGTGCAGAAAGCGTTGCCCCTGTTCAACGATGGTGGATCGATACTCATGACCGGCTCGATCGCTTCAGTTAAGGGCTTTCCTACTTTCGGGGTGTATTCCGCGAGCAAGGCTGCGCTACGCTCATTCGCCCGCACATGGCTGAACGAGCTGAAGGACAGGAGGATTCGGGTAAACGTGCTGAGTCCGGGACAGATCCAAACACCGATTCAGGAGCAGTTGTTCGACGCGGAGACGATACGGCAGTTCGAATCTTTGATCCCGCGGGGAAAGATGGGTCGCCCTGAGGAGATTGCGACGGTGGCGCTGTTTCTTGCTTCAGACGACTCGAGTTTCGTGAATGGGGTGGAGTTGTCGGTCGACGGCGGCACGTCGGCCATCTGA
- a CDS encoding HEAT repeat domain-containing protein — MNNTSPQVVEALLSLLKDESESVRDSAAFALGNLGNTSPQVVEALLDLLKKKSQSVRYRAAFALGKLGNASPQVVEALLGLLQDKSGIVCYSAAQALGKLGKNSSNVTATVAKWISQHQDSEYVGNGIDALWNLVVTEEEFLFFHWKLLKSSEYSVLC, encoded by the coding sequence ATGAACAACACCTCGCCACAGGTAGTTGAAGCACTGCTGAGTTTACTCAAAGATGAGAGTGAGAGTGTGCGTGACTCTGCTGCTTTTGCATTGGGCAACTTGGGCAACACCTCGCCACAGGTAGTTGAAGCACTGCTGGATTTACTCAAAAAGAAGAGTCAGAGTGTGCGTTACCGTGCTGCTTTTGCATTGGGCAAGTTGGGCAACGCCTCGCCACAGGTAGTTGAAGCACTGCTGGGTTTACTCCAAGATAAGAGTGGGATTGTGTGTTACTCTGCTGCTCAAGCATTGGGCAAGTTGGGCAAAAACTCCAGCAATGTTACTGCTACTGTCGCCAAATGGATTTCACAACACCAGGATTCAGAATATGTAGGAAATGGGATTGATGCGCTGTGGAATTTGGTAGTAACAGAAGAAGAATTTTTGTTTTTTCACTGGAAGTTGCTAAAGAGTTCTGAATACTCAGTACTCTGTTGA